The nucleotide sequence CGCCCATGTGAGCGACGACCAGATCCGCGAAGCGATCGGCAACGGCCAGCTTAAACTGCAACGCGAACGCGGCAGCGACCTCACGCTCTTCTCGCCGATCGCGGGCCTGATGAGCCATCACCTCGGCAACGAGCGCACGAGCCTGGAATGGGCCGAAGTGTCGAACAACCTCGTGTACCGCGTGACCGAGCTGTACGCGGACAACTTCGCGCCGGTGTGCCAGTTGCCGCAGTCGCCGGGTGTCGCGCCGAAAAACAGCATCGCTGAGCTGCGCCGCTGTGTGGAAGAGCTGGGCTTCGTCGGCTGCAACCTCAATCCGGACCCGTCGGGCGGCTACTGGACCGGCACGCCGATGACCGATCGCGAGTGGTATCCGCTTTACGAAGCGCTCGTCGATCTCGACGTGCCTGCGATGATCCACGTGGCCGCCTCGTGCAATCCGTGCTTTCACGGCACGGGCGCGCATTATCTGAATTCGGACACTTCAGTCTTCATGCAGATCCTGCAGTCGGACCTGTTCAAGGACTTCCCGACGCTGCGCCTCGTGATTCCGCACGGTGGCGGCGCGGTGCCTTATCACTGGGGCCGTTATCGCGGCATGTCGCTGGAAATGCGCGAGCGACCGCTTGAAGGACTGCTGAACAATATCTTCTTCGACTCGTGCGTTTATCACCAGCCGGGTGTCGAGTTGCTCACGAAGGTGATTCCGTCCGACAACGTGCTGTTCGGCTCCGAAATGATCGGCGCCGTGCGCGGCAAGGACCCGATCACGGGCCAGTACTTCGACGACACGAAGCGCTATATCGACGCGTGTCCGGCGCTCAGCGACGAAGACCGCTACAAGATCTTCGAAGGCAACGCACGCCGCGTGTATCCACGTCTCGACGCCCGCCTGAAGGCGCGCGGCAAATAAGCGCGATTAACAAGCGCGGCGCGAGCCGCACAGAAACAGACAAGTACAGAGGCACGCATGGCTTCTCAAATCGTTGATATTCATCCTCACATCATCTCGGACGACGAAGTGCGCTATCCGCCCACGCCGCTGTTCGGCAAGCGATCCGAGTG is from Paraburkholderia flagellata and encodes:
- a CDS encoding amidohydrolase family protein; this translates as MIIDCHGHFTTVPASFRNWRAKQVEFANDPANAPSLDGAHVSDDQIREAIGNGQLKLQRERGSDLTLFSPIAGLMSHHLGNERTSLEWAEVSNNLVYRVTELYADNFAPVCQLPQSPGVAPKNSIAELRRCVEELGFVGCNLNPDPSGGYWTGTPMTDREWYPLYEALVDLDVPAMIHVAASCNPCFHGTGAHYLNSDTSVFMQILQSDLFKDFPTLRLVIPHGGGAVPYHWGRYRGMSLEMRERPLEGLLNNIFFDSCVYHQPGVELLTKVIPSDNVLFGSEMIGAVRGKDPITGQYFDDTKRYIDACPALSDEDRYKIFEGNARRVYPRLDARLKARGK